One genomic region from Patagioenas fasciata isolate bPatFas1 chromosome 24, bPatFas1.hap1, whole genome shotgun sequence encodes:
- the LOC136111385 gene encoding uncharacterized protein isoform X1, with the protein MLQTVCTSPELLVSQNVSENEICGYSPAQGSPLPGETASPKSYCQQSPALPDSGLTELNVASPKIHPSPSHKPQEMSTPTDSGLSSGPPQKCYMGVRVKMPVRELLRKIRLSKGLDPAHSKEASLMKMETKGSSRKTAKRRVHPYTEKQLRQSKQSVGQTLKGLEDLDILVEVLQEDLNKSQLKKEALHSVPGGFCQGFSADLQASWWESGGSKQAAGGPQDRRHTLTKLHSYCCLRDSNSVLQGEAETSFHNSQKNMQESNSPGICSRTSEKEGAWWVQNACTSTQGDFPRHSAQDTSPHINPSGGCSELLLEAHTSSPHLEGYLKSTQLSLTQQDLSAVSFFQFQLHREESLLRNIPADKLLAPDENGNRLLHKAVAQGRRALTYALAQRFASLNKIDEKDAEKRTALHLAAEKNQHLMVSDLISLGASVNEQDSLGKTPLHLCAENGYLKVLEVFKNCKTNGICVEVNLTDHYGLTPLHCAALAHTALAMESQKADIDTDMGRFLRLRKDQILEGINCLLQMGGKPELQVLNSHQINTTCLKIEENRELMCLLQTHKPKTHKQNVLQESYGWLDVPRKMPSPSSSHNFSEPFSMSSSEHFDITPKGISWWEMDFA; encoded by the exons ATGTTGCAAACAGTCTGCACAAGTCCTGAGCTACTGGTCAGCCAAAACGTCAGCGAAAATGAGATTTGCGGCTACAGTCCAGCCCAGGGATCCCCACTGCCTGGAGAAACCGCCAGCCCCAAAAGCTATTGCCAACAGAGCCCAGCATTGCCAGACTCTGGATTAACTGAACTTAATGTTGCAAGTCCCAAGATTCACCCTTCTCCTTCACATAAACCTCAAGAGATGTCTACTCCCACTG ACTCTGGACTCAGCTCTGGTCCCCCTCAGAAGTGCTACATGGGAGTGAGAGTAAAGATGCCAGTACGAGAATTACTGAGGAAAATCCGGCTTTCCAAAGGTCTGGACCCAGCTCACAGCAAG GAAGCCTCATTAATGAAGATGGAAACCAAAGGATCCTCACGAAAAACAG CAAAGAGAAGAGTTCACCCTTATACAGAGAAACAGCTTAGACAG AGCAAGCAGAGTGTTGGGCAAACACTTAAAGGCTTAGAGGACCTTGATATCCTGGTGGAGGTACTGCAGGAAGATCTGAACAAAAGCCAGCTGAAGAAGGAGGCTCTGCATTCTGTCCCGGGTGGCTTTTGCCAGGGCTTCTCTGCAGATCTGCAAGCGTCTTGGTGGGAAAGTGGAGGAAGCAAGCAGGCAGCTGGTGGCCCACAGGACAGACGTCACACCTTAACTAAGTTGCATTCGTACTGCTGTCTTAGAGATTCCAACTCAGTATTGCAGGGAGAAGCAGAGACTTCTTTTCACAACTCTCAGAAAAATATGCAAGAGTCCAACTCACCAGGAATATGCTCAAGGACAAGTGAGAAAGAGGGTGCCTGGTGGGTACAGAATGCATGCACGAGTACCCAGGGAGACTTCCCAAGGCATTCTGCACAGGACACATCTCCACACATTAACCCATCGGGAGGCTGTTCAGAGCTGCTTCTGGAAGCTCACACAAGCTCTCCACACTTGGAGGGGTATTTGAAGTCGACCCAACTTTCTCTCACGCAACAGGATCTTTCTGCCGTCTCTTTCTTCCAGTTCCAGCTACACAGGGAAGAAAGTTTACTGAGAAATATCCCAGCGGACAAACTGCTTGCACCTGATGAAAATGGCAACAG GCTGCTGCACAAGGCTGTTGCACAAGGAAGAAGAGCTCTAACTTACGCTCTTGCACAGAGATTCGCATCCTTAAATAAGATCGATGAGAAGGATGCAGAGAAACGG ACTGCATTACATCTTGCTGCAGAAAAGAACCAAcacctgatggtgagtgacctGATATCCCTAGGCGCTAGTGTCAATGAACAGGACAGCTTGGGGAAAACTCCACTCCACCTGTGTGCAGAGAACGGATATTTGAAAGTTTTAGAG GTTTTCAAGAACTGCAAAACCAACGGCATTTGTGTAGAAGTGAATCTGACTGACCACTATG GTTTAACACCGCTGCACTGTGCCGCTCTCGCCCACACCGCCTTAGCTATGGAATCCCAAAAAGCCGACATCGATACCGACATGGGAAGGTTTCTCAGATTACGCAAAGATCAAATTCTTGAGGGAATTAACTGCCTATTACAAATGGGAGGAAAACCCGAGCTGCAG GTCCTAAATTCCCATCAAATTAATACTACGTGTTTAAAAATTGAGGAGAACAGAGAACTCATGTGTTTGCTTCAGACTCATAAACCTAAGACTCACAAGCAGAACGTTCTTCAAGAG AGTTATGGTTGGCTGGATGTTCCAAGAAAAATGCCCAGTCCGTCATCATCACATAACTTCTCTGAACCCTTTTCCATGTCATCTTCAGAGCACTTTGACATCACTCCTAAAGGTATTTCATGGTGGGAAATGGATTTTGCCTAG
- the BTG4 gene encoding protein BTG4 produces the protein MKDEIAATVFFIMKLVKREDKLSKHKMEKFAAKLTTILFEKYKNHWYLDNPSRGQAFRCIRINRHQTRDPLLEQACVESNVDFNKLGLPKEMTLWVDPFEVCCRYGEKNRPFTIAQFEGEENPELPQQISYAADRAALDYHSDVSSDEENFKEPKAIPIVSNPNSIYQFSDCCKAPVQPWSQYLHRKTYTTDGSHYAQHRGYKVCKPTAAFTGPRVDRYHWINNTKW, from the exons atgaaagatgaaattgCTGCCACAGTCTTCTTCATCATGAAGCTGGTGAAAAGGGAAGACAAGCTGAGCAAACACAAAATGGAGAAATTTGCAGCTAAGCTGACGACAATACTGTTTGAGAAGTATAAGAATCACTGGTACTTGGACAATCCATCCAGAGGACAAGCCTTCAG GTGTATAAGGATAAACAGACACCAGACAAGAGATCCACTGCTGGAGCAAGCTTGTGTGGAGAGTAATGTGGACTTTAATAAGCTTGGTTTGCCCAAAGAGATGACACTGTGGGTTGATCCATTTGAGGTGTGTTGCAG ATATGGCGAGAAGAACCGTCCCTTCACAATCGCGCAGTTTGAAGGAGAGGAGAACCCAGAGCTTCCTCAGCAGATCAGCTATGCTGCCGACAGAGCAGCTTTAGATTATCATTCTGACGTTTCTTCAGACGAGGAGAACTTCAAGGAGCCAAAAGCTATACCTATTGTCAGCAATCCTAACAGTATCTATCAG TTCAGTGACTGCTGCAAGGCGCCCGTACAGCCCTGGTCTCAGTATCTTCATAGGAAGACCTATACGACTGATGGCTCTCACTACGCCCAGCACAGGGGTTACAAAGTCTGCAAGCCCACAGCTGCTTTCACAGGACCGCGTGTGGATAGATACCACTGGATCAATAATACCAAGTGGTAG
- the LOC136111385 gene encoding uncharacterized protein isoform X2, producing MLQTVCTSPELLVSQNVSENEICGYSPAQGSPLPGETASPKSYCQQSPALPDSGLTELNVASPKIHPSPSHKPQEMSTPTDSGLSSGPPQKCYMGVRVKMPVRELLRKIRLSKGLDPAHSKEASLMKMETKGSSRKTAKRRVHPYTEKQLRQSKQSVGQTLKGLEDLDILVEVLQEDLNKSQLKKEALHSVPGGFCQGFSADLQASWWESGGSKQAAGGPQDRRHTLTKLHSYCCLRDSNSVLQGEAETSFHNSQKNMQESNSPGICSRTSEKEGAWWVQNACTSTQGDFPRHSAQDTSPHINPSGGCSELLLEAHTSSPHLEGYLKSTQLSLTQQDLSAVSFFQFQLHREESLLRNIPADKLLAPDENGNRLLHKAVAQGRRALTYALAQRFASLNKIDEKDAEKRTALHLAAEKNQHLMVSDLISLGASVNEQDSLGKTPLHLCAENGYLKVLEVFKNCKTNGICVEVNLTDHYGLTPLHCAALAHTALAMESQKADIDTDMGRFLRLRKDQILEGINCLLQMGGKPELQVLNSHQINTTCLKIEENRELMCLLQTHKPKTHKQNVLQESYGWLDVPRKMPSPSSSHNFSEPFSMSSSEHFDITPKGKR from the exons ATGTTGCAAACAGTCTGCACAAGTCCTGAGCTACTGGTCAGCCAAAACGTCAGCGAAAATGAGATTTGCGGCTACAGTCCAGCCCAGGGATCCCCACTGCCTGGAGAAACCGCCAGCCCCAAAAGCTATTGCCAACAGAGCCCAGCATTGCCAGACTCTGGATTAACTGAACTTAATGTTGCAAGTCCCAAGATTCACCCTTCTCCTTCACATAAACCTCAAGAGATGTCTACTCCCACTG ACTCTGGACTCAGCTCTGGTCCCCCTCAGAAGTGCTACATGGGAGTGAGAGTAAAGATGCCAGTACGAGAATTACTGAGGAAAATCCGGCTTTCCAAAGGTCTGGACCCAGCTCACAGCAAG GAAGCCTCATTAATGAAGATGGAAACCAAAGGATCCTCACGAAAAACAG CAAAGAGAAGAGTTCACCCTTATACAGAGAAACAGCTTAGACAG AGCAAGCAGAGTGTTGGGCAAACACTTAAAGGCTTAGAGGACCTTGATATCCTGGTGGAGGTACTGCAGGAAGATCTGAACAAAAGCCAGCTGAAGAAGGAGGCTCTGCATTCTGTCCCGGGTGGCTTTTGCCAGGGCTTCTCTGCAGATCTGCAAGCGTCTTGGTGGGAAAGTGGAGGAAGCAAGCAGGCAGCTGGTGGCCCACAGGACAGACGTCACACCTTAACTAAGTTGCATTCGTACTGCTGTCTTAGAGATTCCAACTCAGTATTGCAGGGAGAAGCAGAGACTTCTTTTCACAACTCTCAGAAAAATATGCAAGAGTCCAACTCACCAGGAATATGCTCAAGGACAAGTGAGAAAGAGGGTGCCTGGTGGGTACAGAATGCATGCACGAGTACCCAGGGAGACTTCCCAAGGCATTCTGCACAGGACACATCTCCACACATTAACCCATCGGGAGGCTGTTCAGAGCTGCTTCTGGAAGCTCACACAAGCTCTCCACACTTGGAGGGGTATTTGAAGTCGACCCAACTTTCTCTCACGCAACAGGATCTTTCTGCCGTCTCTTTCTTCCAGTTCCAGCTACACAGGGAAGAAAGTTTACTGAGAAATATCCCAGCGGACAAACTGCTTGCACCTGATGAAAATGGCAACAG GCTGCTGCACAAGGCTGTTGCACAAGGAAGAAGAGCTCTAACTTACGCTCTTGCACAGAGATTCGCATCCTTAAATAAGATCGATGAGAAGGATGCAGAGAAACGG ACTGCATTACATCTTGCTGCAGAAAAGAACCAAcacctgatggtgagtgacctGATATCCCTAGGCGCTAGTGTCAATGAACAGGACAGCTTGGGGAAAACTCCACTCCACCTGTGTGCAGAGAACGGATATTTGAAAGTTTTAGAG GTTTTCAAGAACTGCAAAACCAACGGCATTTGTGTAGAAGTGAATCTGACTGACCACTATG GTTTAACACCGCTGCACTGTGCCGCTCTCGCCCACACCGCCTTAGCTATGGAATCCCAAAAAGCCGACATCGATACCGACATGGGAAGGTTTCTCAGATTACGCAAAGATCAAATTCTTGAGGGAATTAACTGCCTATTACAAATGGGAGGAAAACCCGAGCTGCAG GTCCTAAATTCCCATCAAATTAATACTACGTGTTTAAAAATTGAGGAGAACAGAGAACTCATGTGTTTGCTTCAGACTCATAAACCTAAGACTCACAAGCAGAACGTTCTTCAAGAG AGTTATGGTTGGCTGGATGTTCCAAGAAAAATGCCCAGTCCGTCATCATCACATAACTTCTCTGAACCCTTTTCCATGTCATCTTCAGAGCACTTTGACATCACTCCTAAAG GGAAACGCTGA